From Aliarcobacter butzleri, the proteins below share one genomic window:
- a CDS encoding putative Na+/H+ antiporter, with protein sequence MPPTTLQIIAAVIFALAIIHIFSVKYFEHLAHRSTKHSGLFHLLGEIEVVFGAWALILILFMFILSGKQATVDYMNSRSYIEAMFVFVIMIIAATRPILQTVVLFVKKLSTIIPTKGATGFYFVVMFFVPILGSIITEPASMTLAALILSDKLFSQEISKKFRYATLGTLFVNVSIGGTLTNFAAPPILMVAGTWDWSTTFMFTTFGWKSMIAIFISTNLMILIFYKELINIKIRTTVSDRENIPFGIILTHYLFLFLVVFFGHYPAIFMSIFLLFLGITHAYQQYQDRLMLREGLLVAFFLGGLVILGGQQQWWLQDLIMKMSDLQAFFAAITVGSVTDNAAITYLGSLVEGLTDEFKYALVAGAVCGGGLTVIANAPNPAGVTILKSHFEDSTIDPWYLFLGALVPTIISALCFLFL encoded by the coding sequence ATGCCTCCTACTACTTTACAAATAATTGCTGCAGTTATTTTTGCTTTAGCAATTATCCATATCTTTTCTGTAAAATATTTTGAGCATCTTGCTCATAGAAGTACAAAACATTCTGGGCTTTTTCATTTATTGGGTGAAATTGAAGTTGTTTTTGGTGCTTGGGCTTTAATTTTAATTCTATTTATGTTTATATTATCAGGAAAACAAGCAACTGTTGATTATATGAATTCAAGAAGTTATATTGAAGCAATGTTTGTTTTTGTTATTATGATAATAGCTGCGACAAGACCTATTTTACAAACAGTAGTTTTATTTGTAAAAAAACTATCTACTATTATTCCAACTAAAGGTGCTACTGGATTTTATTTTGTTGTTATGTTTTTTGTTCCAATTTTAGGTTCAATTATAACAGAACCAGCTTCGATGACTTTAGCTGCTCTTATTTTATCAGATAAATTATTCTCTCAAGAGATAAGTAAAAAATTTAGATATGCAACGTTGGGTACTTTATTTGTAAATGTTTCAATAGGTGGAACATTAACTAACTTTGCAGCACCTCCAATTTTAATGGTTGCAGGAACTTGGGATTGGAGTACAACTTTTATGTTTACAACTTTTGGTTGGAAATCAATGATTGCTATTTTTATAAGTACAAATTTAATGATTCTTATTTTTTATAAAGAGTTAATAAATATCAAAATTAGAACAACAGTTTCAGATAGAGAAAATATCCCTTTTGGTATTATCTTGACTCACTATTTATTTTTATTTTTAGTTGTTTTCTTTGGACACTATCCAGCTATATTTATGAGTATATTTTTACTTTTTTTAGGAATTACTCATGCTTATCAACAATATCAAGATAGATTGATGTTAAGAGAAGGATTGTTAGTTGCATTTTTCTTAGGAGGATTAGTTATCTTAGGAGGACAACAGCAGTGGTGGCTTCAAGATTTAATTATGAAAATGAGTGATTTACAAGCATTTTTCGCTGCAATTACGGTTGGTTCTGTTACAGATAATGCAGCAATTACATATTTAGGTTCTTTAGTTGAAGGATTAACTGATGAGTTCAAATATGCTTTAGTTGCTGGTGCTGTTTGTGGTGGAGGATTAACTGTTATTGCAAATGCACCAAATCCAGCTGGAGTTACTATTTTGAAAAGTCATTTTGAAGATAGTACAATAGATCCTTGGTATTTATTTTTAGGAGCGTTAGTTCCTACAATAATTTCAGCTTTATGTTTTTTATTTTTGTAA
- the hypF gene encoding carbamoyltransferase HypF gives MINKKISIFGIVQGVGFRPFIYNLAIKYDIKGWVKNDENGVEIEAYSTQENIENFINEIKSNPPVLAKITNIKIEKNNQIKEYKNFEIIQSSSSKDKTTIISPDIAICDDCIKDVNDIGNFRYNYSLTNCTNCGPRYSIIKTVPYDRANTSMNEFKLCKKCEDEYKNPLNRRYHAQPVACEDCGPNMTLYNINNSILSYNIKAIEQTANLIKDGYVIAVKGIGGFHIVCDATNDKVVNKLREIKNRPNKPFAVMFNNINSIKQYTNMNYQEEEILTSKEKPIVLVKKRPNTNLSSYIAPNISKLGCFIANCGIHHLLFKYLQNPIVATSANLKDEPIIRSKDEIIGKLGNIVDFVLDYNRDIVNSSDDSIIQNVENYKIKLRNARGYAPTHIKIEKDLKNKVLCLGANQKSTIALGFKNNFILSPYIGDLNSISSMEYFNRTINSFKNFYDFVPDTVVCDLHPKYESTKYAFKLLQDNPNIKLIQVQHHYAHILSVMAENGLEDEVLGFAFDGTGYGDDGNIWGGEVFIASRKEYKRINHIKYFRLLGGEMAIKEPKRVALSLLFDIFTLDEILALDSFVVKAFSKEEIKTLYTMWQKGLNAPFCSSIGRLFDAISSFANILHTQTFEGETGLLIEENYDNSIKDNYEYKILDENIDITPMISQIIEDKDKKVISSKFINTLVNIIIEISNKDKNLPVVFSGGVFQNKTLLELLIKKFKEQGRVFYFNIDVPTNDEGISIGQLYYQYQ, from the coding sequence GCTATCAAATATGATATAAAAGGTTGGGTTAAAAATGATGAAAATGGAGTAGAAATAGAAGCTTATTCTACACAAGAAAATATAGAAAATTTTATAAATGAAATCAAATCAAATCCTCCAGTTCTAGCAAAAATCACTAACATAAAAATCGAAAAAAATAACCAAATAAAAGAGTATAAAAACTTTGAAATTATTCAAAGTTCAAGCTCAAAAGATAAAACAACTATTATCTCTCCTGATATAGCAATTTGTGATGATTGTATCAAAGATGTAAATGATATTGGTAACTTTAGATACAATTATAGTTTAACAAATTGTACAAATTGTGGCCCAAGATACTCAATTATTAAAACAGTTCCTTATGATAGAGCAAATACTTCTATGAATGAGTTCAAATTATGTAAAAAATGTGAAGATGAATATAAAAATCCTTTAAATAGAAGATATCATGCACAACCTGTTGCTTGCGAAGATTGTGGTCCAAATATGACTTTGTATAATATAAATAATAGTATATTATCTTACAATATAAAAGCAATAGAACAAACAGCTAATTTAATCAAAGATGGATATGTAATTGCAGTAAAAGGTATTGGTGGATTTCATATAGTTTGTGATGCAACAAATGATAAAGTTGTTAATAAATTAAGAGAGATTAAAAATAGACCAAATAAACCTTTTGCAGTTATGTTTAATAATATAAATAGTATTAAACAATATACAAATATGAATTATCAAGAAGAAGAGATACTAACTTCAAAAGAGAAACCAATAGTTTTAGTAAAGAAAAGACCTAATACAAATCTATCTTCATATATTGCACCAAATATCTCAAAATTAGGTTGTTTTATAGCAAATTGCGGAATTCATCATCTATTGTTTAAATATCTACAAAATCCTATCGTAGCAACAAGTGCAAATTTAAAAGATGAGCCAATTATAAGGTCAAAAGATGAAATCATCGGAAAATTGGGAAATATTGTAGATTTTGTACTAGATTATAATAGAGATATTGTAAACTCAAGTGATGATAGTATTATACAAAATGTAGAAAATTATAAAATCAAACTAAGAAATGCTAGAGGATATGCTCCTACACATATAAAAATAGAAAAAGATTTAAAAAATAAAGTTCTTTGTCTTGGTGCAAATCAAAAATCAACAATAGCTTTAGGCTTTAAAAATAATTTTATTTTATCACCTTATATTGGTGATTTAAACTCTATTTCTTCTATGGAATATTTTAATAGAACTATAAATAGTTTTAAAAACTTTTATGATTTTGTTCCTGATACTGTTGTTTGTGATCTTCATCCAAAATATGAAAGTACAAAATATGCTTTTAAATTGCTTCAAGATAACCCAAATATAAAGCTTATTCAAGTTCAACACCATTATGCTCATATTCTTTCTGTGATGGCTGAAAATGGCTTAGAAGATGAAGTTTTAGGTTTTGCTTTTGATGGAACTGGATATGGAGATGATGGAAATATCTGGGGTGGAGAAGTTTTTATTGCTTCAAGAAAAGAGTATAAACGAATAAATCATATAAAATATTTTAGGCTTTTAGGTGGTGAAATGGCTATAAAAGAGCCCAAAAGAGTTGCTTTAAGCTTATTATTTGATATTTTTACTTTAGATGAAATCCTAGCTTTAGATAGTTTTGTAGTAAAAGCTTTTAGTAAAGAAGAGATAAAGACTTTATATACAATGTGGCAAAAAGGCCTAAATGCACCATTTTGTAGCTCTATTGGACGTTTATTTGATGCTATTTCTTCATTTGCAAACATTTTACATACTCAAACTTTTGAGGGAGAAACAGGGCTTTTAATAGAAGAAAATTATGATAATTCTATAAAAGATAACTATGAATATAAAATATTAGATGAAAATATAGATATAACTCCTATGATAAGCCAAATTATCGAAGATAAAGATAAAAAAGTCATCTCTTCAAAGTTCATAAATACTTTAGTAAATATCATCATTGAAATCTCAAATAAAGATAAAAATTTACCAGTTGTTTTTAGTGGTGGAGTTTTTCAAAATAAAACTTTACTCGAACTTTTGATAAAAAAATTCAAAGAGCAGGGTAGAGTTTTCTATTTCAATATTGATGTTCCAACTAATGATGAGGGTATTAGTATTGGGCAACTTTATTATCAATATCAATAA